A genomic segment from Clostridium pasteurianum BC1 encodes:
- a CDS encoding HK97 family phage prohead protease, whose protein sequence is MSKQNKQFVLETKVLDEANRIIQMTGSTEDYDRVGDKIIMSGVDLTNYLKNPIILANHNYGSDEKSTCIGKALDVQVIGSQLVFKIQFADTPNGQEWFYLYKNKFMNASSVGFIPLESEPNSQGGYTYKKIELLELSMVAIPCNPECVQRAFTDGKISKALFDAINKNKNNGSEVIENMKVEEVKELITNAVKSEVKTLEDKHNEELGDKVKEIDSLNAKIKDLEALVQGKSGAKLSQSTCDCLTKACKGITDHVESIKSLIDVVNTQETDGDNDGGDTKEYTQEEINKAVQENINKILGGK, encoded by the coding sequence TTGAGTAAACAAAATAAACAATTTGTACTTGAAACAAAAGTATTAGATGAAGCAAATAGAATAATTCAAATGACTGGTAGTACAGAAGATTATGATAGAGTTGGAGACAAGATAATAATGTCTGGTGTTGATTTAACCAATTATCTTAAAAATCCAATTATACTAGCTAATCATAATTATGGGTCAGATGAAAAATCAACCTGTATTGGTAAGGCATTAGATGTACAAGTAATTGGTTCACAATTAGTATTTAAGATACAATTTGCAGATACACCAAACGGTCAAGAATGGTTTTATCTATATAAAAACAAATTCATGAATGCAAGTTCCGTAGGATTTATTCCACTTGAGTCAGAACCAAATTCCCAAGGTGGTTATACTTATAAAAAAATTGAACTTTTGGAATTATCTATGGTAGCAATACCGTGTAATCCCGAATGTGTCCAACGAGCCTTTACAGATGGAAAAATCAGTAAGGCTCTTTTTGATGCAATAAATAAAAATAAAAATAATGGAAGTGAGGTAATTGAAAATATGAAAGTTGAAGAAGTAAAAGAATTAATTACAAATGCAGTTAAATCAGAGGTTAAGACATTAGAAGACAAACATAATGAAGAGTTAGGGGACAAGGTAAAAGAAATTGATTCTTTAAATGCAAAAATTAAAGATTTAGAAGCATTAGTACAAGGGAAGAGTGGTGCAAAACTAAGTCAATCCACTTGCGATTGCTTAACAAAAGCTTGCAAAGGTATAACAGACCATGTTGAATCCATCAAAAGCTTAATAGATGTGGTTAACACACAAGAAACAGACGGAGACAACGATGGTGGGGACACAAAAGAATATACACAGGAAGAAATTAACAAAGCAGTACAAGAAAATATTAATAAAATTTTAGGGGGTAAATAA
- a CDS encoding helix-turn-helix domain-containing protein gives MAKNDKVIGNELLQDKFVQMYCTGLKIVDIAIEFGVDRSTPYLWLKRDDIKDKIEKYKQEIETTGKNFIKGRYVEYLKNIDKLARQDDDKRTALSANQWLVEKMDGKATTMIDLTTKDGNNINVTLEDYPYDEDNNEEE, from the coding sequence ATGGCTAAAAATGATAAAGTAATTGGTAATGAATTACTTCAGGATAAATTTGTACAAATGTATTGTACTGGCCTAAAAATAGTAGATATTGCTATAGAATTCGGAGTTGATAGAAGTACACCATATTTATGGCTAAAAAGAGATGATATAAAAGATAAAATAGAGAAGTACAAGCAAGAAATCGAAACCACAGGAAAGAACTTCATTAAAGGTAGATATGTTGAGTATTTAAAGAATATTGATAAATTAGCACGTCAAGATGATGATAAAAGGACTGCATTATCTGCTAATCAGTGGCTCGTTGAGAAGATGGACGGTAAGGCAACTACTATGATTGACTTGACTACTAAGGATGGCAATAATATTAACGTTACATTAGAAGATTATCCATACGATGAAGACAATAATGAAGAAGAATAA
- a CDS encoding head-tail connector protein, giving the protein MSLTTLDNVKSYLQITDGSEDSFLTLLIGSIQDLIENYCHRHFELATYTAEQHRINHKVFVYNYPIVSVQQIRRSSDDVLDIVLTQDDMTGAYRIYPNYIEMIDMKYVTMSGRTMYAMKEESYVEVDYTAGWTQDQIPSDLMLASTKLVALEYTISREGRIGLEMEREGYVQQTYYKNNAQSLPADVQLVLDRYKKVRV; this is encoded by the coding sequence ATGTCACTTACAACATTAGATAATGTAAAAAGTTATTTACAAATTACAGATGGTTCAGAGGATTCATTTTTAACTTTGCTAATAGGAAGTATACAGGATTTAATCGAAAATTATTGCCATAGACATTTTGAATTAGCTACTTACACAGCGGAACAACATAGGATCAATCATAAAGTATTTGTTTATAATTATCCAATTGTTAGTGTACAACAAATTAGAAGAAGTAGTGATGATGTATTAGATATTGTACTAACACAGGACGATATGACAGGAGCTTATAGAATTTATCCAAACTATATAGAAATGATTGATATGAAGTATGTAACTATGAGTGGTAGAACTATGTATGCCATGAAAGAAGAAAGCTATGTTGAGGTAGACTATACGGCAGGATGGACACAAGACCAGATACCAAGTGACCTAATGTTAGCATCAACAAAATTAGTTGCATTAGAGTATACAATTTCCAGAGAAGGAAGAATTGGTCTTGAGATGGAAAGAGAAGGATATGTACAACAAACTTATTATAAAAATAATGCCCAGTCACTACCTGCCGATGTTCAGCTAGTGCTTGATAGATATAAGAAAGTAAGGGTGTGA
- a CDS encoding phage portal protein yields the protein MYRPRTKSGNTQIHSNSMQGKQKKYNGYASQQINIPPNLTTGDFLRTYGDGSNWLYACVSKISQNIADVDWSAYSGDKELTEKQSQALAVLNHPNPYISRYELMELTDMWMSLCGKSFWVIEKDKAGRNREIWPVSPLDMWIVPDRNDYIKGYIYKSGADQIPFTPDQVIFFNNPDPYNQYGGIGQAQGCRNSLEIDKYSNEHNRNFFYNGAKLSGILNVEQDLDDESFDRLTEQFRDNHMSVDRAHSIAMIEGSKASFTDLTMNNKDMDFYNLRQLTRDEILGVFGVNKSILGLDQTSSLANMETAEYSFQKHVIRPRLRRIQDKLNNEYVQLFGEDDVQLQFTDPVPANKEFLVATIGQLTNKMITVNEGRKILNKLLDDVELDLLSDGDVIYNPMNLVPMGTPPVTQQTVPTSDATDNNDTTEELPQKSIRKTNKSTKAKLKQLIQKSNITRIQERDKMSKPLENEFQDTMTKYFKVMKDDVIKKFNDGSRNPVDLVVWDKTLTQIVTPLYAKIFKTSGNAVVNEFKGYSNILRKDAGNTDNVNIVFDYKDPNVTRAIKNKVMKIKGVNQTTKDNVAELIKDMYESEEDNFTIKDISDAISNMPEFDEARAETIAQTEVMSSINQATISTYQQNSNLIDGKSWLAVGDSHTRDSHIQASMDYDESNSIAVDDYFNLNGNDCLCPGDGELPPEESINCRCCMMPVVKVDETE from the coding sequence ATGTATAGACCTAGAACAAAAAGTGGTAATACACAAATACATAGTAATTCAATGCAAGGAAAACAAAAGAAATACAATGGATATGCTTCTCAGCAAATAAATATACCACCAAATTTAACTACTGGAGATTTTTTGAGAACATATGGAGATGGTAGTAATTGGTTATATGCTTGTGTATCTAAGATATCACAAAATATAGCAGATGTTGATTGGAGTGCATATAGTGGAGATAAAGAATTAACAGAAAAACAAAGCCAAGCATTAGCAGTATTAAATCATCCCAATCCTTATATAAGTAGATATGAGCTTATGGAACTCACTGATATGTGGATGTCCTTATGTGGAAAATCATTTTGGGTAATAGAGAAAGATAAAGCAGGACGAAATAGAGAAATATGGCCTGTTAGTCCTTTAGATATGTGGATTGTACCTGATAGGAATGATTATATCAAGGGATATATTTATAAATCAGGAGCAGACCAAATACCATTTACCCCAGATCAAGTAATATTCTTTAATAATCCAGACCCTTATAATCAATATGGAGGTATAGGACAAGCACAAGGATGTAGGAATTCTCTTGAAATTGATAAATATTCCAATGAACATAATAGAAATTTCTTTTATAATGGAGCAAAGTTATCTGGTATTTTGAATGTTGAACAAGATTTGGACGATGAAAGTTTTGACAGATTAACAGAACAGTTTAGGGATAATCATATGTCAGTTGATAGAGCACATTCTATTGCAATGATTGAAGGAAGCAAAGCTAGTTTTACAGATTTAACCATGAATAATAAAGATATGGATTTTTATAACTTAAGACAATTAACCAGGGATGAAATCTTAGGTGTATTTGGAGTTAATAAATCTATCTTAGGATTAGATCAAACTTCATCTCTAGCAAATATGGAAACAGCAGAATATAGTTTCCAAAAGCATGTAATAAGGCCAAGGTTACGTAGAATACAGGATAAACTCAATAATGAATATGTTCAGTTATTCGGTGAAGATGATGTACAATTACAATTTACAGACCCAGTACCAGCCAATAAGGAATTTTTAGTTGCTACGATTGGTCAACTGACAAATAAAATGATTACTGTAAATGAAGGTAGAAAAATACTAAATAAATTATTGGATGATGTAGAATTAGATCTATTATCTGATGGTGATGTAATCTATAATCCTATGAATTTAGTGCCAATGGGAACTCCACCAGTAACACAACAAACAGTACCAACTAGTGATGCTACAGATAATAATGATACTACAGAAGAATTACCGCAGAAAAGTATAAGAAAAACAAATAAATCTACAAAAGCTAAATTAAAACAGTTAATACAAAAGAGTAATATAACAAGGATTCAAGAAAGAGATAAGATGTCAAAACCTTTAGAGAATGAATTTCAGGATACTATGACTAAATATTTTAAAGTTATGAAAGATGATGTTATAAAGAAGTTCAATGATGGTAGTAGGAATCCAGTAGATTTAGTAGTGTGGGATAAAACATTAACACAAATTGTTACACCTTTATATGCCAAGATATTTAAGACTAGTGGTAATGCAGTAGTAAACGAATTCAAGGGATATAGTAATATACTAAGAAAAGATGCGGGAAATACAGATAATGTCAATATTGTGTTTGATTATAAAGACCCAAATGTAACTAGAGCAATAAAGAATAAGGTTATGAAGATTAAAGGGGTAAATCAAACCACTAAAGATAATGTAGCTGAACTTATTAAAGATATGTATGAGAGTGAAGAAGATAATTTCACAATAAAAGATATTAGTGATGCCATTAGTAATATGCCAGAGTTTGATGAAGCTAGAGCGGAAACAATAGCTCAAACAGAGGTTATGTCTAGTATTAATCAAGCTACTATATCTACATATCAACAAAATAGCAATCTTATAGATGGTAAATCATGGCTTGCAGTAGGTGATTCTCACACAAGAGACTCACACATACAGGCCAGTATGGACTATGATGAATCTAATTCAATAGCAGTAGATGATTACTTTAATTTGAATGGAAACGATTGTTTATGCCCTGGAGATGGTGAATTACCACCTGAAGAAAGTATTAATTGTAGGTGCTGTATGATGCCTGTAGTTAAAGTAGATGAAACTGAATAA
- the gpG gene encoding phage tail assembly chaperone G, giving the protein MKITLMIDDKKKTFTAPFIGGRRLRDAMAMSEEMEGKQIGVESLDKIVDFMVDIFGKQFTIDDLYDGIESKELIPFYQKCIQKITGNLQNKANQLAELSGKNA; this is encoded by the coding sequence ATGAAGATAACATTAATGATAGATGATAAGAAAAAAACTTTTACAGCACCTTTTATTGGAGGTCGTAGATTAAGAGATGCAATGGCTATGAGCGAAGAAATGGAAGGTAAACAAATAGGTGTAGAATCATTAGATAAAATAGTAGACTTTATGGTAGATATATTTGGGAAACAATTTACAATTGACGATTTATATGATGGGATAGAATCCAAAGAACTTATACCTTTTTATCAGAAATGTATACAAAAAATTACAGGAAATTTACAAAATAAAGCTAACCAATTAGCAGAGTTATCAGGAAAAAACGCTTAG
- a CDS encoding major tail protein gives MSNFISIDKLYYAVQTKDDETGATYSTPKPLGAAVQISADPTVASGSFYGDGFLKEQAYMVTDAKVSVETESLPIEIYAELLGHELDSQGGMTFGKFDQAPYVCLMYRRQKVNGHYRYIKLLKVKFQDIKDDGSTVNNSVKIQDETLDGSAITRIFDGQWKAIKDEDAEGYTDVSTSWFASV, from the coding sequence ATGAGCAATTTTATAAGTATAGATAAATTATATTATGCAGTACAAACAAAAGATGATGAAACAGGGGCAACATATAGTACACCAAAACCACTAGGAGCAGCAGTACAAATTAGTGCAGATCCTACGGTGGCCAGTGGGTCTTTTTATGGAGACGGATTTCTAAAAGAACAAGCTTATATGGTTACAGATGCAAAAGTTTCAGTAGAGACAGAGTCACTCCCAATTGAGATCTATGCGGAACTTTTGGGTCATGAACTTGATAGTCAAGGTGGAATGACTTTTGGAAAATTTGACCAAGCACCATATGTGTGTCTCATGTACAGAAGACAAAAGGTAAATGGCCATTATAGATACATAAAATTATTAAAGGTTAAATTTCAGGATATAAAAGATGATGGTTCAACTGTTAACAATTCTGTTAAAATACAGGACGAAACCCTTGACGGTTCAGCAATTACACGTATTTTTGATGGACAGTGGAAAGCAATAAAAGATGAAGACGCAGAAGGATATACAGATGTATCAACTTCTTGGTTCGCATCCGTATAA
- a CDS encoding PBSX family phage terminase large subunit produces MPQPINITISSKIFNKAYMPYLQDYEHRFNVFYGGSGSGKSHFVIQKMILKYLKFPNRKCLVIRKVGATLRDSVFALFKSVLSDWHIYDKCTIKESFFTIELPNGNQFIFKGLDDSEKIKSIANIDDIIIEECTELNLDEFSQLNLRLRSKNKFNQIYCMFNPVSKANWTYIKWFENGYNHDNTVVVHTTYKDNKFLPKEYVNSLLEMEKDNPTYYRIYALGQFATLDKLVYNNWKIDNFDWKELIKNNNKLTAYFGMDFGYVNDPSAFVAILVDKEAKKMYIFDEFYRKGLLNNELAKMIKSKGYSKEIIIADSAEQKSIEEIKRDGIYRIKGARKGKDSIINGIQFIQQYQLIINTNCTNIVEELSNYTWQKDKSTGEYINRPIDKYNHLLDALRYSCEDLNKNKVRVRFL; encoded by the coding sequence ATGCCACAACCAATAAATATAACAATTTCAAGTAAGATTTTTAACAAGGCATATATGCCTTACTTACAAGATTATGAACATAGATTCAATGTTTTCTACGGGGGCAGTGGTTCTGGAAAAAGTCATTTTGTAATTCAGAAGATGATACTTAAATATTTAAAGTTTCCTAATAGAAAATGTTTGGTTATCAGAAAAGTTGGTGCAACGTTAAGAGACTCAGTATTTGCATTGTTCAAAAGTGTACTATCTGACTGGCATATATATGATAAATGTACAATTAAAGAAAGTTTTTTCACTATAGAATTACCAAATGGCAACCAATTTATATTTAAAGGTCTTGATGATTCTGAAAAGATAAAATCCATTGCAAATATAGATGACATTATAATTGAAGAATGTACAGAGTTAAACTTAGATGAATTTTCACAATTAAATTTGAGATTGAGGAGTAAGAACAAATTTAATCAAATATATTGTATGTTCAATCCAGTCAGTAAGGCAAATTGGACTTATATTAAATGGTTTGAGAATGGATATAATCACGATAATACAGTAGTAGTACATACAACTTATAAAGATAATAAGTTCCTACCAAAAGAATATGTTAATAGTTTATTGGAGATGGAAAAAGATAATCCAACATATTACAGAATCTATGCTCTTGGACAGTTTGCAACACTTGATAAACTTGTTTACAACAATTGGAAAATAGATAACTTTGATTGGAAAGAATTAATTAAAAATAATAATAAATTAACTGCATACTTTGGAATGGATTTCGGATACGTCAATGACCCGTCAGCATTTGTTGCAATACTTGTAGATAAAGAAGCAAAGAAAATGTATATCTTTGATGAATTTTATCGAAAAGGTTTACTTAATAATGAACTTGCAAAGATGATTAAATCTAAAGGATATTCTAAAGAAATTATTATAGCAGATTCAGCTGAACAAAAGTCTATTGAGGAAATAAAACGTGATGGAATATATAGGATTAAAGGTGCACGTAAAGGTAAGGACAGTATCATAAATGGTATACAATTTATACAACAATATCAGTTAATTATTAATACTAATTGTACAAACATTGTGGAAGAACTTAGCAATTATACATGGCAAAAGGATAAAAGTACTGGGGAATATATCAATAGACCAATTGACAAATATAACCATCTTTTAGATGCTCTAAGGTATTCCTGTGAAGACTTAAATAAAAATAAAGTTAGAGTTAGATTTTTATAA
- a CDS encoding phage major capsid protein encodes MAKLTKKEYEDLIKSTTKAVLEQKGLTEVVRKLKFNEKPIDEMDKYEKTMRFFQAKMDNNRAEVAKYCGGKVKDLSGNTSGSGLELLPTEFHSDIIDRVKADPRALRNLCTVVPVTYRNGTWPVGATGISLSYESSDTNPITATSPTFSSLPYSVTRLDGYTAISRDLLSDSPVDLYNYLAKQYAKAFVKQENLSIMTGTGTNQPTGIVNTGSIVSVASANAGTTNVLTCDDLVQLPFNVDVTWRDGGAYFVNTSIVRQMKLFKDNQGRYLWDNGDVQAGVPASFNGYPVYEFSAIFPSNLTVNSKTTCTEAVFGNLEYYYFFDKMEMGSEINTQSDQAFKNHEALVKMWERIDGKLSIPASFALLTGFLA; translated from the coding sequence ATGGCAAAATTAACTAAAAAAGAATATGAAGATTTAATAAAGAGTACAACTAAGGCAGTATTAGAACAGAAAGGTTTAACAGAGGTAGTAAGAAAATTAAAATTCAATGAAAAACCTATTGATGAAATGGATAAATATGAAAAAACAATGAGATTTTTCCAAGCTAAAATGGACAATAACAGAGCAGAAGTTGCAAAATATTGTGGTGGAAAAGTTAAAGATTTATCAGGTAATACTTCTGGTAGTGGTTTAGAATTACTACCAACCGAGTTTCATTCCGACATTATAGACAGAGTAAAAGCAGACCCAAGAGCTTTAAGAAATTTATGTACAGTAGTGCCAGTAACTTATAGGAACGGAACATGGCCAGTAGGTGCAACAGGTATAAGCTTATCTTATGAATCTAGTGATACTAATCCAATCACAGCTACATCACCTACATTTAGCTCATTACCTTATTCTGTAACAAGACTGGATGGTTATACTGCTATTTCCAGGGATTTATTATCTGACAGTCCTGTAGACCTTTATAATTATTTAGCAAAGCAGTATGCTAAAGCATTTGTAAAACAAGAAAATTTATCAATTATGACCGGTACAGGAACTAATCAGCCTACCGGAATAGTTAATACTGGAAGCATTGTGTCTGTAGCAAGTGCAAATGCTGGAACAACAAATGTATTAACTTGTGATGACCTTGTACAGTTACCATTCAATGTAGATGTTACATGGAGAGATGGCGGAGCATACTTCGTTAATACTTCTATAGTTAGGCAGATGAAATTATTCAAGGATAACCAAGGTAGATATTTATGGGATAATGGAGATGTTCAAGCTGGAGTACCAGCTTCATTTAACGGATATCCTGTTTATGAATTCTCTGCAATATTCCCAAGCAATCTTACTGTAAACTCTAAGACTACTTGTACAGAAGCAGTATTTGGTAACTTAGAATATTACTATTTCTTTGATAAAATGGAAATGGGTAGTGAAATTAATACTCAGAGTGACCAAGCATTCAAGAATCATGAAGCTTTAGTAAAAATGTGGGAAAGAATAGATGGTAAATTATCTATTCCAGCTTCATTTGCATTATTAACTGGTTTCTTAGCTTAA
- a CDS encoding transglycosylase SLT domain-containing protein: MADNGLALNIPINAITEGFNKSMQGLKDNVNGAMGGLKSGLDTTREAMGAVGIMAFGYLDGAIKSASAAQQSTVQLQGLLKNQGIAFQDTKKDIDNFTSGITKMSTYSAGEAKNALDNLTMKGMKYSDSLKSTSALSNLAAGTNMDLTSASNLLAQAYNGKYTQLMKLGIVTKEQVKNGISYQQVLDDVNKRFSGSSQAQMNTYAGEMKILSNNMAGMKTAIGSALLPVLTNMMETINKGITPVINFIKAHSQMSAVILSSVAVIGTLIGGFSLFQKVIGILGPSVQGIVGLIGGLTLPVAGVIAGIGLLVLAYNKNFGGLQTFLNGVFKNISIIFNTFTGDMKKGMSLPQALSDAFTKAFGSQAGKNVSKFFTDLQIIWNDLQNTAKKVWPQIYAVIQDAFKGIQVIWNTILKPVLTFIIQQMGQVVQWVQANWPLISQTIQTIMNDIVTVIKVAMAILKPIWELGWNIIKNIVPPIFNLIKDTISTVIHVIEDILKLAMDLINGNWKAAWNDVCNIVKDVFGGAKKIISDILDSIGGVFKGMGQTAMSWGHDLIHSIMDGLEHAKDDIVNTVKGVAGKVVDTFKSIFGIHSPSTVMYDIGGHLVQGLINGFSKNDITSFVKGWGGSVMSSVQTSMGGNVTDWLTQAIQATGQSMSTLPALLQIAQHESGGDPNSVNNWDSNAKAGTPSKGLMQVIDPTFKEYMMVGHNNILNPIDNAIAAIRYMIGRYGSVNNVPGVKSLMAGGAYQGYADGTLNSTKGLHMYGERGIELGWSNGGDGVLNNINTTALLNTPAILQNLTGAIQALTSNQVNKQPSATTNNNNKSVNIYVDNMNVQDKGDEQTTLQQLQFMAPLT; this comes from the coding sequence ATGGCAGATAATGGATTAGCACTTAATATACCTATTAATGCGATCACTGAAGGATTTAATAAATCCATGCAAGGTCTTAAAGATAATGTAAATGGTGCTATGGGTGGTTTAAAAAGTGGACTAGATACTACAAGAGAAGCTATGGGTGCAGTCGGAATTATGGCTTTTGGATACCTAGACGGAGCAATAAAAAGTGCATCGGCAGCACAACAAAGTACCGTACAATTACAAGGATTATTGAAAAACCAAGGAATTGCTTTTCAAGATACCAAAAAAGACATTGATAATTTTACTAGTGGTATAACTAAAATGTCTACATATAGTGCAGGTGAAGCAAAAAATGCTTTAGATAATTTAACAATGAAAGGTATGAAATACAGTGATTCGTTAAAATCTACAAGTGCCTTATCGAATTTGGCAGCAGGAACTAATATGGATTTAACGAGTGCAAGTAATTTATTAGCACAAGCTTATAACGGTAAATATACTCAATTAATGAAATTAGGCATAGTAACAAAAGAACAAGTTAAAAATGGTATATCATATCAACAGGTATTAGATGATGTTAATAAAAGATTTAGTGGGTCATCTCAAGCTCAAATGAATACGTATGCAGGAGAGATGAAAATACTATCTAATAATATGGCTGGTATGAAAACAGCGATAGGTTCAGCATTATTACCAGTGTTAACTAATATGATGGAAACTATAAATAAGGGTATTACACCAGTAATTAATTTTATAAAGGCACACTCACAAATGTCAGCAGTAATATTATCTAGTGTAGCAGTTATTGGAACTTTAATTGGTGGATTTTCATTATTTCAGAAGGTTATTGGAATACTCGGACCATCTGTACAAGGAATAGTAGGTCTAATAGGTGGATTAACCTTACCAGTTGCAGGAGTTATAGCTGGTATTGGATTATTAGTATTAGCCTATAATAAAAATTTTGGAGGCTTACAAACATTTTTAAATGGAGTATTCAAAAATATATCTATTATATTTAACACATTTACTGGAGATATGAAGAAAGGTATGTCCTTGCCACAGGCTCTATCAGATGCATTTACAAAAGCATTTGGTTCACAAGCAGGTAAAAATGTATCTAAATTCTTTACAGATTTACAGATAATTTGGAATGATTTACAAAATACTGCTAAAAAAGTATGGCCACAAATTTATGCTGTTATTCAGGATGCATTTAAAGGAATACAGGTTATTTGGAATACTATATTAAAGCCAGTATTAACATTTATAATTCAGCAAATGGGACAAGTAGTTCAGTGGGTGCAAGCTAATTGGCCTTTAATTTCTCAAACTATACAGACAATAATGAATGATATAGTAACAGTTATAAAAGTAGCTATGGCTATTTTGAAACCAATTTGGGAATTAGGATGGAATATTATCAAAAATATAGTACCACCAATTTTCAATTTAATTAAGGATACTATTTCAACAGTTATACACGTAATTGAGGATATCCTAAAATTAGCAATGGATTTAATTAATGGTAACTGGAAGGCAGCTTGGAATGATGTATGTAATATAGTCAAAGATGTTTTTGGTGGAGCTAAGAAAATAATTTCCGATATTCTGGATTCTATAGGTGGAGTATTTAAAGGTATGGGTCAAACTGCTATGTCTTGGGGTCATGATTTAATACATTCTATTATGGATGGATTAGAGCACGCTAAAGATGATATTGTAAATACGGTTAAAGGTGTAGCTGGTAAAGTTGTTGATACTTTTAAGAGTATATTCGGAATACATAGTCCTTCAACAGTAATGTATGATATTGGTGGACATTTAGTACAAGGGTTAATAAATGGCTTCAGTAAAAACGATATAACGTCTTTTGTAAAAGGTTGGGGTGGCAGTGTTATGAGTTCTGTACAAACCTCAATGGGTGGAAATGTAACTGATTGGTTAACACAAGCTATACAAGCTACAGGGCAAAGTATGAGCACATTACCAGCATTATTACAAATTGCACAACATGAATCTGGTGGAGATCCGAATTCAGTTAATAACTGGGACTCAAATGCAAAGGCTGGAACACCAAGTAAAGGATTGATGCAAGTTATTGACCCAACTTTCAAAGAATACATGATGGTTGGACATAACAATATATTAAATCCTATTGATAATGCAATTGCAGCTATACGTTATATGATTGGTAGATACGGTAGTGTAAATAATGTACCAGGAGTTAAGTCACTTATGGCAGGCGGAGCATATCAAGGTTATGCTGATGGTACTTTAAATAGTACAAAAGGTTTACATATGTATGGCGAAAGAGGTATTGAGTTAGGTTGGTCAAATGGTGGAGATGGAGTATTAAATAATATTAATACAACAGCATTATTAAATACACCAGCTATTCTTCAAAACTTAACAGGTGCAATACAGGCTTTGACTAGTAATCAGGTTAATAAACAACCTTCAGCAACAACTAATAATAATAACAAGTCAGTAAACATATATGTTGACAACATGAATGTACAAGATAAGGGTGATGAACAGACCACATTGCAACAATTGCAATTTATGGCACCGTTAACATAA
- a CDS encoding ribbon-helix-helix domain-containing protein: MSNKDLKNRTPISNAINTKLWNELKEYSKQTGIPISKLLDRAIELYLESTKK, from the coding sequence ATGTCAAATAAAGATTTAAAAAATAGAACACCGATTTCTAACGCAATTAATACTAAATTATGGAATGAATTAAAGGAATACTCTAAACAAACTGGTATACCTATATCAAAGTTACTAGATAGAGCAATAGAATTATACCTAGAGTCTACTAAAAAATAG
- a CDS encoding recombinase family protein, giving the protein MLVGYARVSTEEQNLDRQIDALTKYGVDERNIYQEKITGTKRYREQLDKMIDELKANDIVIVADITRISRSTKDLLNIIEDIKSKGASIKSIKDTWLDTTADNPYNSFLLTVMAGLSQLERDLISQRTKEGLASAKARGREGGRPNKRNDKFDIVKLMCKEGYKIKDIIQQTGLSRSTVYRILKDLEGN; this is encoded by the coding sequence ATGTTAGTTGGATATGCAAGGGTAAGCACTGAAGAACAGAATTTAGATAGACAAATAGATGCTCTTACTAAATATGGAGTTGATGAAAGAAATATCTACCAAGAAAAAATAACAGGTACTAAAAGATATAGAGAACAATTAGATAAGATGATTGACGAATTAAAAGCTAATGATATAGTAATAGTTGCTGATATAACAAGAATAAGTAGGAGTACAAAAGACTTGTTAAATATAATAGAAGATATAAAAAGTAAAGGTGCAAGTATTAAAAGTATTAAGGATACTTGGTTAGATACTACAGCAGATAATCCATATAATAGTTTTCTATTAACTGTAATGGCAGGATTAAGTCAACTTGAAAGAGATTTAATAAGCCAAAGAACTAAAGAAGGTTTGGCTTCTGCAAAGGCAAGAGGTCGAGAAGGTGGCAGACCTAATAAGCGTAATGATAAGTTTGATATAGTGAAGTTAATGTGTAAAGAAGGATATAAGATTAAAGATATAATACAACAAACTGGATTAAGTAGGAGTACAGTATATAGAATATTGAAAGATTTAGAAGGTAATTAA